Proteins co-encoded in one Aspergillus flavus chromosome 2, complete sequence genomic window:
- a CDS encoding histidinol dehydrogenase, whose amino-acid sequence MATPFLVSFDPSANGLSLKQIAYFGRVLIKASSVAQAEDFLRQNFRLLDVYVDATAVSTTGDLVDILNAGAAKIFITLDQLTALSQEQSVPSSRVVVYTSSDSQVDSFQKWVAEDSERKDAGLSTDSSAVKALIDKLGLNPEAQSLYRTYSGAVTEETLKDTLTQGAVSIVPAQALTLDRNQADGKIVAASLIAARAVADQSNGLYATTVTDERGTCLGLVYSSDESISEALRTGTGVYQSRKRGLWYKGQSSGDVQELIRVGFDCDSDCLVFVVNQIGRGFCHLGTASCFGPYNGLSRLQKTLQARKADAPAGSYTARLFNEPKLTQAKIMEEADELCRANTKEEIAFEAADLLYFALTRCVAAGVSLEDVERNLDLKSLKVKRRKGDAKGPWAEKAGLAAPASAPAPTPAPVEKSQPSTKEDSRIEMTRVITASTPVEDVKAYLKRPSQKSNDAIIGLVRPIIQDVREHGDAGVLKYTHKFEKATSLTSPVINAPFAPELMQVSPETKEAIDVSIANIAKFHSAQKGSNDGLQVETMPGVVCSRFSRAIERVGLYIPGGTAVLPSTAMMLGVPAMVAGCKKIVLASPPRADGSVTPEIVYVAHKVGAESIVLAGGAQAVAAMAYGTESVSKVDKILGPGNQFVTAAKMLVANDTSAGVSIDMPAGPSEVLVIADKQANPAFVASDLLSQAEHGVDSQVILIAIDLNEQELQAIEDEVDKQARALPRMDIVKGSLEHSVTFVVRDLAEAMALSNEYAPEHLILQIENAEAAVEQVQNAGSVFIGQWTPESVGDYSAGVNHSLPTYGYAKQYSGVNLGSFLKHITSSNLTAEGLLGLSRTVEQLAAVEGLDAHKRAVSIRVAHMKGQ is encoded by the exons ATGGCGACTCCATTCCTCGTCTCCTTTGACCCTTCAGCCAATGGCCTCTCACTCAAGCAGATTGCCTACTTCGGCCGTGTCCTGATCAAGGCCTCCAGCGTCGCTCAAGCCGAAGATTTCCTGCGTCAGAACTTCCGTCTTCTAGATGTCTACGTCGACGCCACCGCGGTTTCCACCACCGGTGACCTCGTCGATATCCTCAATGCCGGTGCCGCTAAGATCTTCATTACCCTCGACCAATTGACCGCTCTTTCCCAAGAACAGTCCGTTCCCTCGTCACGAGTCGTCGTCTATACCTCTTCCGACAGCCAGGTGGACTCCTTCCAGAAGTGGGTGGCTGAGGATTCCGAGCGTAAGGATGCCGGTCTCTCTACCGATTCGTCCGCCGTGAAGGCCTTGATCGACAAATTGGGCCTGAACCCCGAAGCCCAGAGTCTTTACCGGACGTACTCCGGCGCTGTCACCGAGGAGACCTTGAAGGATACTTTGACCCAAGGTGCGGTTAGCATTGTGCCCGCGCAGGCCTTGACCCTTGATCGCAACCAGGCCGACGGCAAGATCGTCGCCGCTTCTCTTATCGCAGCTCGTGCAGTCGCTGATCAGAGTAACGGTCTCTACGCCACCACGGTGACCGACGAGAGAGGAACCTGCTTGGGCCTCGTGTACAGCAGCGACGAGAGTATTTCCGAAGCACTCCGCACGGGTACCGGTGTTTACCAGAGCCGGAAACGGGGCCTGTGGTACAAGGGTCAGTCGAGCGGCGATGTGCAGGAACTGATCAGAGTCGGCTTCGATTGTGATAGCGATTGCTTAGTGTTCGTTGTCAACCAGATCGGTCGAGGCTTCTGTCACCTTGGTACGGCCAGCTGTTTCGGTCCTTACAACGGTCTTTCGCGTCTGCAGAAGACCCTGCAGGCTCGCAAAGCCGATGCCCCCGCAGGTTCCTACACTGCTAGGCTCTTCAACGAGCCCAAACTCACCCAGGCTAAGATTATGGAAGAAGCCGATGAGCTGTGCCGCGCAAACACCAAGGAAGAGATTGCCTTTGAGGCTGCCGATCTCCTCTATTTCGCTCTGACCCGCTGTGTCGCAGCTGGTGTCAGCCTGGAAGACGTCGAGCGGAACCTGGACCTCAAGAGCCTGAAggtgaagagaagaaagggcGACGCCAAGGGTCCTTGGGCAGAGAAGGCCGGTCTGGCAGCTCCTGCCTCAGCCCCCGCTCCTACCCCCGCACCCGTAGAGAAGAGCCAGCCCTCGACCAAGGAGGACAGCCGCATTGAGATGACTCGTGTCATCACCGCTTCGACCCCGGTGGAGGATGTTAAGGCTTACCTGAAGCGTCCTTCGCAGAAGTCCAACGATGCGATCATTGGCCTTGTCCGTCCGATCATCCAGGATGTCCGCGAGCACGGCGACGCCGGTGTTCTCAAGTATACCCACAAATTCGAGAAGGCTACTTCCCTCACGTCTCCCGTCATCAACGCCCCATTCGCACCAGAATTGATGCAGGTGTCTCCTGAAACCAAGGAAGCGATTGATGTCAGTATCGCCAATATCGCCAAGTTCCACAGTGCGCAGAAGGGTAGCAACGATGGCCTCCAGGTCGAGACGATGCCTGGCGTCGTTTGCTCCCGCTTTTCTCGAGCCATTGAACGTGTTGGTCTGTACATTCCCGGTGGAACCGCTGTGCTGCCTTCGACCGCCATGATGTTGGGTGTCCCTGCCATGGTTGCTGGCTGCAAGAAGATCGTCCTGGCTTCGCCCCCTCGTGCCGACGGCAGTGTCACACCTGAGATTGTCTACGTTGCTCACAAGGTCGGAGCGGAGAGCATTGTGCTTGCCGGCGGTGCCCAGGCGGTTGCTGCCATGGCGTACGGCACGGAGAGCGTCAGCAAGGTCGACAAGATCTTGGGCCCTGGTAACCAGTTCGTGACCGCCGCTAAGATGCTGGTCGCCAATGATACCTCTGCGGGTGTCAGCATTGATATGCCAGCCGGCCCTAGTGAAGTGCTGGTGATTGCAGACAAGCAAGCCAACCCAGCGTTTGTTGCCTCGGATCTGCTGAGCCAGGCCGAGCACGGTGTCGACTCCCAAGTTATTCTGATTGCCATTGACCTGAACGAGCAGGAGCTGCAGGCCATCGAAGACGAGGTGGACAAGCAGGCCAGAGCTCTCCCTCGTATGGACATTGTCAAGGGTTCTCTGGAGCATTCGGTCACCTTTGTGGTGCGTGACCTTGCCGAGGCGATGGCTCTCAGCAACGAGTATGCTCCAGAGCATCTGATCCTGCAAATTGAAAACGCAGAGGCCGCTGTCGAACAGGTGCAGAACGCCGGAAGTGTCTTCATTGGCCAGTGGACTCCTGAAAGTGTTGGCGATTACTCGGCCGGTGTGAACCACTCTTTGC CAACCTACGGATATGCCAAGCAATACTCTGGTGTGAACCTGGGATCTTTCCTCAAGCACATCACCAGTTCCAACCTGACAGCTGAGGGATTGTTGGGCCTGTCGCGCACTGTTGAGCAGTTGGCGGCTGTAGAAGGCTTGGATGCACACAAGCGGGCTGTGAGCATCCGGGTGGCCCACATGAAGGGGCAATAG
- a CDS encoding putative U3 small nucleolar RNA-associated protein Utp11 (unnamed protein product), with the protein MSSMRNAVQRRNHKERGQVGGREKWGLLEKHKDYSLRAKDYNQKKAKLKRLEEKARDRNPDEFAFGMMSSHTQKAGKHGTAARQSAAGLSHDAIKLLKTQDAGYLRTTGERIRRQMDKLEQEIQLQDGMVQSLVGKRPKKKKAAVRDEDDDGFDFDFDEESEEEEVGPKKTVFVDDKQEQRALKMKKVQEEGSGEEESFEDLERKKTARELEADRLALQEARRARKIKQRAALARQNKLAALQKQYTDITAAERQLDWQRGRMDNTVGGTNKNGIKWKIRERKK; encoded by the exons ATGTCGTCTATGCGAAATGCCGTCCAAAGACGGAATCACAAGGAGCGAGGCCAGGTCGGAGGCCGTGAGAAATGGGGTCTTCTTGAGAAGCACAAG GACTACTCCCTCCGAGCAAAAGACTACaaccagaagaaagccaagctcAAGCGTCTGGAAGAAAAAGCCCGCGACCGCAACCCCGATGAATTCGCCTTCGGGATGATGTCTTCGCACACGCAGAAGGCAGGCAAGCACGGCACGGCGGCGCGCCAGTCGGCGGCGGGACTCAGTCACGATGCGATCAAGTTGCTGAAGACGCAGGATGCTGGGTACTTGCGGACGACTGGGGAGCGGATTCGGCGGCAGATGGATAAGCTGGAGCAGGAGATTCAGTTGCAGGATGGCATGGTGCAGAGTTTGGTGGGGAagaggccgaagaagaagaaggctgctgtgagggatgaggatgacgatgggTTTGACTTTGATTTCGATGAAGAGtcagaggaggaagaggttggGCCAAAGAAGACGGTTTTTGTGGATGATAAGCAGGAGCAGAGGGctttgaagatgaagaaggttCAGGAGGAAGGTAGTGGTGAGGAGGAGTCGTTTGAGGATCTTGAGCGGAAAAAGACGGCGAGAGAGCTTGAGGCGGATCGTCTGGCTCTTCAGGAGGCTCGTCGCGCTCGGAAAATCAAGCAGCGTGCTGCTTTGGCGAGGCAGAACAAGCTGGCTGCGCTTCAGAAGCAGTACACCGATATCACAGCTGCGGAGCGCCAGTTGGATTGGCAGCGTGGACGGATGGACAACACTGTTGGAGGCACGAACAAAAATGGGATCAAGTGGAAGATCCGTGAGCGGAAGAAgtga
- a CDS encoding transcription initiation factor TFIID, 31kD subunit (transcription initiation factor TFIID, subunit TAF9), with protein MASPNQSQNAAPSTQPLTPPAEPSNTTTNASSQQQPATGSTTTAPVAQPTQVPSTSLKDSGKSRRPRDVRLIHMLLASLGVTAYQERVPLQLLDFAYRYTSGVLQDAVHLATEGYAGAMGEQAGSSRGPPEVNTVSLPALRLSIASRLHYQFQTGLPKEFLMDVAAERNRVALPGATRGYDQGQAKPTANQSVLMGGMRLPPERFCLTGVGWNMKDEWESEGEEEVEEEEPKETNHAGAGGEEEGDGGEDDEDGKMEDIFGEDAVMGDGDDDGDKDMTDV; from the coding sequence ATGGCCTCCCCAAACCAATCGCAAAACGCCGCCCCATCAACCCAACCTCTCACACCCCCGGCCGAAccctccaacaccaccaccaacgccTCCTCCCAACAACAGCCCGCAACCggatccaccaccaccgcacCAGTCGCACAACCCACACAagtcccctccacctccttaAAAGACAGCGGCAAGTCCCGCCGCCCCCGAGATGTCCGTCTCATCCACATGCTCCTCGCCTCCTTAGGCGTCACCGCGTACCAGGAACGAGTGCCCCTTCAGCTCCTTGACTTCGCCTACCGCTACACCTCCGGCGTCCTGCAGGACGCGGTCCACCTCGCGACGGAGGGCTATGCCGGCGCCATGGGCGAGCAGGCCGGCTCGTCGAGGGGTCCGCCGGAGGTGAATACCGTCAGCTTGCCGGCGTTGCGGCTTAGTATTGCCTCGCGGTTGCATTATCAGTTTCAGACGGGGTTGCCGAAGGAGTTTCTCATGGATGTTGCGGCGGAGAGGAATCGCGTTGCTCTGCCGGGTGCTACGAGGGGGTATGATCAGGGTCAGGCGAAGCCGACGGCGAATCAGAGTGTTCTTATGGGTGGTATGAGGTTGCCGCCGGAGAGGTTCTGTTTGACGGGTGTTGGGTGGAACATGAAGGATGAGTGGGAGAGtgaaggggaggaggaggtggaggaagaggagccGAAGGAGACTAATCATGCTGGTGcgggtggtgaggaggagggagatggtggtgaggacgatgaagatgggaagatggaggataTCTTCGGGGAGGATGCGGTTATgggggatggagatgatgatggagacAAAGACATGACGGATGTTTAA
- a CDS encoding Lipin/Ned1/Smp2-domain-containing protein, producing the protein MQYVRSISGSVSKTWNSINPATLSGAIDVIVIEQEDGTLACSPFHVRFGKFSLLRPYEKKVEFKVNGIKQNYSMKLGEGGEAFFVFETSDEIPASLQTSPLVSPTGSPRTRSEENFPGSLQEPDYLDLDRSPANGNANEPKSLPILSRSMRASSDLGTMTPLSGSPGDTSTSRSRQGSFGDEPEPGKLDRAASDDVLLTQTHSVADHAYGSHAAGPAGDSDLTRSRSPPPLSLEEAVTRATALSKKLSGSNIRSHVTETGDLMLDMTGYKSNEEDALRAEVVARKILSEELEGCYDIGALIGADEHGNLWIYSSEEAKEAANRRAAFSSMRPGSAMSDNAISDPGYHSDGDKSVRDSPIQARHHRTQSDVQPGIPTPPQSPTPGETTRNYAKTLRLTSDQLKALNLKPGANDMSFSVNRATCTATMYLWNGNTPIVISDIDGTITKSDALGHVLNMIGRDWTHAGVAKLYTDIVNNGYNIMYLTSRSVGQADTTRAYIYGVNQDGYRLPKGPVITSPDRMIAALRREIYLRKPEVFKMACLRDILNLFNGKENPFYAGFGNRLTDALSYRSVNIPSTRIFTINSNAEVSLDLLSLNKYKSSYVTMQELLDHFFPPVSLLVQAGGEEYTDFTYWREPPPELADFSSSDSEDDEDEEDEDEEDEEEDDYDAELSDEEGSEVDEDAEEDLGNSYISQASLELADSQSHLDDDEADDEGADEVPNVSPKPSRFATAGASPSPKR; encoded by the exons ATGCAGTACGTGCGCAGTATCAGTGGCTCCGTCTCCAAGACCTGGAATTCTATCAATCCAGCCACCTTGAGCGGGGCCATTGATGTTATCGTGATTGAACAAGAAGATG GCACGCTCGcttgttctccttttcaCGTTCGCTTTGGCAAGTTCTCGTTGCTCCGTCCTTATGAAAAGAAG GTGGAGTTCAAAGTCAATGGGATCAAGCAAAATTACTCCATGAAGCTAGGGGAGGGCGGAGAGGCCTTTTTTGTGTTTGAGACGTCAGATGAAATCCCCGCTTCCTTACAGACATCTCCATTAGTGTCGCCCACGGGTAGCCCGAGGACGCGTAGCGAAGAAAATTTCCCAGGCTCTCTTCAAGAACCCGATTATCTGGATCTAGATCGATCGCCTGCCAATGGAAACGCCAATGAGCCGAAAAGTCTTCCTATACTTTCAAGGAGCATGCGGGCATCCAGTGATTTAG GAACAATGACACCTTTGTCAGGGTCGCCAGGTgacaccagcaccagcaggTCTCGTCAGGGCTCGTTCGGGGATGAACCGGAGCCGGGGAAACTGGATCGTGCGGCCTCAGATGACGTTCTCCTGACTCAAACGCACAGTGTGGCAGACCACGCTTATGGCTCGCACGCAGCAGGGCCAGCCGGTGATTCTGATCTGACCCGTTCTCGAAGCCCCCCCCCCTTGTCTCTGGAAGAGGCTGTTACGCGTGCAACAGCGCTGTCAAAGAAGCTTTCTGGATCAAATATTCGTTCGCATGTGACCGAGACGGGCGATCTTATGCTTGACATGACTGGCTACAAAAGTAACGAGGAGGACGCCCTTCGTGCTGAAGTCGTTGCGCGTAAAATTCTCTCTGAGGAGTTGGAAGGGTGTTACGACATTGGTGCCCTTATAGGGGCCGATGAGCACGGGAACCTTTGGATCTATAGCAGTgaggaagcaaaggaagCCGCGAACCGTCGGGCCGCCTTTAGCTCAATGAGGCCTGGCTCTGCGATGAGTGACAATGCTATCTCCGACCCCGGGTATCATAGTGACGGTGACAAGTCCGTTCGTGACTCTCCGATACAGGCCCGCCACCATCGGACCCAGTCTGATGTTCAGCCGGGCATCCCTACTCCTCCGCAGTCACCGACACCTGGAGAGACAACTCGCAACTACGCGAAGACTTTGCGTCTGACGAGCGATCAGCTTAAGGCTTTGAACTTGAAGCCAGGCGCCAATGATATGTCATTCAGCGTCAATAGAGCCACTTGTACGGCAACCATGTATCTGTGGAACGGCAACACACCGATTGTCATATCAGATATTGACGGTACAATTACGAA ATCCGACGCTTTGGGTCATGTGTTGAATATGATTGGCCGCGACTGGACACACGCTGGTGTAGCCAAGCTATACACAGATATCGTCAACAACGGCTACAATATCATGTACCTTACTAGCAGATCTGTTGGACAGGCAGATACCACTCGCGCATACATCTACGGTGTTAACCAGGACGGATACAGACTGCCCAAAGGTCCCGTTATCACAAGCCCCGACCGGATGATTGCAGCCCTCAGGCGAGAGATTTACCTGAGGAAACCAGAAGTGTTCAAGATGGCATGTCTTCGGGACATTCTGAACCTCTTtaatggaaaagagaacccCTTCTATGCTGGATTCGGCAATCGATTGACCGACGCTTTGAGTTACCGATCTGTCAACATACCGTCTACCAGGATCTTCACGATCAACTCGAACGCCGAGGTCTCTCTAGATCTTCTCAGTCTGAACAAGTATAAGAGCAGCTACGTTACTATGCAGGAGCTCTTGGACCATTTCTTCCCGCCCGTCAGTCTACTTGTTCAGGCTGGGGGTGAAGAGTACACGGATTTTACTTACTGGCGTGAACCTCCACCAGAGCTAGCCGATTTCTCAAGCTCAGATAGtgaggatgacgaagacgaagaggacgaagacgaggaagatgaagaagaagatgattatGATGCGGAGCTGAGTGACGAGGAAGGCAGTGaggttgatgaggatgcCGAGGAAGACCTTGGCAACAGCTACATCTCGCAGGCCTCACTGGAACTCGCCGATAGTCAGAGTCACCTAGACGATGATGAGGCAGACGACGAAGGCGCAGACGAGGTGCCAAACGTGTCTCCAAAACCAAGTCGCTTCGCGACTGCTGGTGCTAGCCCCTCTCCTAAACGCTGA
- a CDS encoding fibronectin type III domain protein, whose translation MEPGCGRSRCWLLGVPQRPNEQAKVTGFLPLQFLGMSRTSVALTHMQQTLLYGVTVMIGLVRLPTVLDYCPEKKWISKRLASLANLSVSPLLSYPSPWVSDAGMYEPLHLSFDAYPSVVPRVRVRGVMALFLAVTILWALIWLLYRAWQVCQTPNDVLVEKLGLDIPPPPEVTLEQITAREIRIAWKQPEFHNSIHKHIIQVNGSKVGESKRAETAVEILNLAPGNIYHICVLSVSAANFQTPSAIIHVRTQSLPLSQAQQNAPVGGPTIRASVPRSTAGLAAPSAPVMSREHSGGQLPTKRSSAGRKQSPAASGPESSHGNIEDLQKNVTNGDRDETLEKLADRLKSLQQENENVEKQTADEEEEHIALLKELEKQRDDLRKRVKEKDEASGDLKKHVYKLESVNRTVQSEKAKRERLLQQKESERKKRKDDIVRWRERTSRMTVDAAQAREEKARIEEDGKKRADEVREKIAKEQAEMKVIDDEIQDKGGRVKKLEEERQGHQGPDSEDGKELDRIDNERARQWEIKLSNLHARYATLVNIHAQAQQQYQEAQERLKWLTTQGPGSTAPFSLPALDLDLSNTATIRPRRHRSSLTSNVSSPMNFTAMEPSFSGGINYNPPSTSSPTFGPSPAFFNINNGMTIPGLSSQAADAISELSFSNPQMSPRADALLPSDLLGDEESPELPRPIVRPQMSDVEQSSGQLEGFPQGPPSPDSSESRPGSIFASPHENRNQEADSQPIRLGDAAEAPKSASRRLSGLFGFHRPRGKTLADEPPLLGTLKPGQSQSFPRNLDEMDPIGARRRRLSYTGNWANPMSLFPRSNTTGVTTDSSSDHMPSRRAALTSIFSPSRFGFGSGGGLMKSGEHSDLSTGYNQFSPRHDPIDPSSILGTVRRGSLSPRPSSTFSFENQLPHPSTDNQHFGWPSAEKPGHRSPLGFSWASPSTWSRAHSRRQSTSYGSSGHLPLGLTGEPDFLEDSSFERQGRPLQAPIGTRPSSSHRPITPKLNPTAPTFKTVISRSSEKGKDKDGEMAIDNGADTSFEFLMSDGSPSEPRTSKESYSRSLTVFTGDSYESLEQVPSTASADNSSSKESFIRKITRKGSSGKFSSWKDRSGLFSKKGDTSQGDIEEDGNSESLLAKSVDSTVSSAPSADRSTRSSLGFFSRKSKKTDKAASETSERPSEQASETGGEEHSEDIHA comes from the exons ATGGAGCCAGGTTGTGGAAGATCTAGATGTTGGCTGTTGGGAGTCCCTCAACGGCCCAACGAGCAAGCCAAGGTCACGGGCTTCTTGCCTCTACAGTTCCTCGGCATGAGCCGGACAAGCGTGGCGCTAACCCACATGCAGCAGACATTACTGTATGGGGTTACTGTCATGATCGGCTTAGTCAGG TTGCCGACCGTACTTGACTATTGCCCCGAAAAAAAGTGGATTTCGAAGAGGCTGGCTTCTCTCGCCAATCTGTCTGTTTCCCCTCTTCTGTCATACCCGTCTCCATGGGTATCCGACGCTGGGATGTATGAGCCGCTACATCTTTCTTTTGACGCCTACCCTAGCGTGGTCCCTCGAGTAAGGGTACGAGGTGTCATGGCTCTCTTCCTGGCTGTCACCATTCTTTGGGCCTTGATTTG GTTATTGTATCGTGCATGGCAAGTCTGTCAGACTCCGAATGATGTTCTCGTGGAAAAACTCGGACTAGACATCCCTCCGCCACCAGAGGTTACACTAGAGCAGATTACCGCCCGTGAGATTCGCATTGCTTGGAAACAACCGGAGTTTCACAACTCTATACATAAGCACATCATTCAGGTAAATGGATCAAAAG TGGGCGAATCAAAACGAGCGGAAACTGCGGTAGAAATCTTAAATCTGGCGCCAGGCAACATATACCATATCTGCGTTCTTTCCGTTAGTGCAGCCAACTTCCAGACGCCCAGTGCTATTATCCACGTGCGGACGCAATCTCTTCCGTTGTCCCAAGCTCAGCAAAATGCGCCAGTTGGGGGTCCCACTATTCGGGCGTCAGTCCCCCGATCGACCGCCGGTCTCGCAGCTCCATCGGCTCCTGTCATGTCTCGCGAGCACAGTGGAGGGCAACTTCCGACTAAACGATCTTCGGCTGGTCGAAAGCAATCTCCTGCCGCTAGCGGGCCGGAATCCTCTCACGGCAACATAGAAGACTTGCAGAAGAATGTGACGAATGGGGATCGTGACGAAACGCTCGAGAAACTCGCCGATAGGTTAAAGTCATTGCAGCAAGAAAACGAGAATGTTGAGAAGCAAAccgccgatgaagaagaagagcacaTCGCGCTCTTgaaggagttggagaagcagcGTGATGACTTGAGGAAGCGAGTAAAGGAAAAGGATGAAGCTAGCGGCGATCTAAAGAAACACGTTTACAAGTTGGAAAGCGTCAATCGCACTGTGCAAAGTGAGAAAGCGAAGCGTGAGAGGCTTTTACAACAGAAGGAATCCGAGcgcaagaagcgcaaggatGACATTGTGCGATGGCGGGAACGGACATCACGAATGACAGTTGATGCTGCGCAGgcaagggaggagaaggcaCGTATAGAAGAGGATGGGAAGAAGCGTGCGGATGAGGTACGGGAGAAGATCGCAAAGGAGCAAGCGGAAATGAAGGTTATCGACGATGAGATACAGGACAAGGGGGGTCGggtcaagaagcttgaagaagagaggcaGGGGCATCAGGGTCCAGATAGTGAAGACGGCAAGGAGTTGGATCGAATTGACAACGAACGTGCTCGGCAGTGGGAAATTAAGCTAAGCAACCTACACGCCCGATATGCTACCCTAGTGAATATTCATGCTCAG GCTcaacaacaatatcaagagGCCCAAGAGCGTCTGAAGTGGCTGACAACACAAGGACCTGGAAGCACAGCGCCTTTCTCTCTGCCCGCCCTAGATTTGGACCTGTCCAATACAGCGACCATCCGCCCACGTCGTCATCGCAGCTCTCTGACCAGCAATGTTTCGTCCCCTATGAATTTTACGGCTATGGAACCTTCATTCTCGGGCGGTATCAATTACAACCCCCCTTCCACGAGCTCGCCTACCTTTGGGCCCAGCCCCgctttcttcaacatcaacaatggAATGACCATTCCGGGTCTGTCAAGTCAGGCCGCCGATGCCATTTCCGAGCTCTCGTTCAGCAATCCTCAAATGAGCCCCCGGGCTGACGCGTTGCTTCCGTCCGACCTCCTCGGGGATGAAGAGTCACCAGAGCTTCCCCGGCCAATCGTCCGCCCTCAAATGTCTGATGTTGAACAGTCGAGTGGCCAACTTGAAGGTTTCCCACAAGGTCCGCCATCGCCGGACTCTTCCGAGAGCCGGCCTGGAAGCATCTTTGCTAGTCCTCATGAGAATCGGAACCAAGAGGCTGACTCTCAGCCCATACGCCTAGGGGATGCCGCAGAGGCTCCGAAAAGTGCCTCGCGGCGACTCTCTGGTCTCTTCGGCTTCCATCGTCCTCGCGGTAAGACGCTCGCGGATGAGCCGCCTTTACTAGGCACTTTGAAGCCAGGGCAAAGTCAGTCTTTTCCACGGAATCTGGATGAAATGGATCCCATCGGTGCCAGGCGCCGCCGCCTGAGCTATACAGGAAACTGGGCCAATCCAATGTCATTGTTCCCAAGGAGCAACACCACGGGTGTCACCACCGATAGTTCTTCCGATCATATGCCGTCCCGGCGGGCCGCTTTAACCAGCATCTTCTCCCCTAGCAGGTTTGGATTTGGCAGTGGGGGTGGTCTGATGAAGTCCGGCGAACATTCTGATCTCAGCACTGGATATAATCAATTCAGCCCTAGACATGATCCGATCGACCCCTCGTCAATTCTCGGTACTGTGCGACGGGGCTCCTTGTCACCAAGGCCATCGTCGACGTTTTCCTTTGAGAATCAACTTCCCCATCCGTCGACAGACAATCAACATTTCGGCTGGCCGTCGGCGGAGAAACCGGGTCATAGAAGCCCTCTGGGATTCAGTTGGGCTTCACCATCGACTTGGTCAAGAGCCCATTCACGCCGCCAGTCCACCTCATATGGCTCCTCCGGCCACTTGCCTCTGGGACTCACAGGGGAGCCTGATTTCCTTGAAGACTCTTCTTTTGAAAGACAGGGTCGGCCTTTGCAGGCGCCCATTGGTACTagaccatcatcatcgcatCGGCCCATAACTCCGAAACTGAACCCTACTGCGCCCACTTTCAAAACCGTTATTAGCAGGAGTTCGGAAAAGGGCAAGGATAAGGATGGGGAAATGGCGATAGACAACGGAGCAGATACCTCTTTTGAGTTTCTTATGAGCGATGGATCACCGTCTGAGCCTCGTACCTCTAAGGAATCTTACTCCCGCTCCCTGACCGTCTTTACTGGGGATTCATATGAGTCTTTGGAACAGGTACCTTCCACAGCTTCTGCGGATAACAGTAGCTCGAAAGAGTCATTCATCCGGAAGATCACGCGGAAGGGTAGCTCGGGCAAATTTAGCTCGTGGAAAGACCGCTCAGGCCTGTTCTCCAAGAAGGGCGATACCTCCCAGGGtgacattgaagaagacggcAATAGTGAGTCACTGCTCGCAAAGAGCGTGGACAGCACTGTCTCCAGCGCTCCATCCGCAGACAGGTCGACCAGAAGCAGCCTTGGATTCTTTAGTCGCAAATCTAAGAAGACGGATAAGGCGGCCAGTGAAACAAGTGAACGGCCCAGTGAACAAGCCAGCGAAACAGGCGGCGAGGAACATTCAGAGGATATCCATGCATGA